A window from Triticum aestivum cultivar Chinese Spring chromosome 6D, IWGSC CS RefSeq v2.1, whole genome shotgun sequence encodes these proteins:
- the LOC123145251 gene encoding calpain-type cysteine protease ADL1 has translation MEEEEHRGVVLVCSVCGFLFAVLGPLSFWILWAVNWRPWRLYSWIYARKWPAYAQGPQLSTLCSFLTLFAWLVVISPIAVLLVWGSILIALMERNITGLAVIMVGVALLLSFYSIMLWWRTQWQSSKAVAYLLLLAVGLLCAYEFCAVYVTAGASATEINSPSGFFFGLSAISLAINMLFICKILFNGSGFDVDEYVRRSYKFAYSDCVEVAPVSCSPDPPDPSELYMTKSSRVLHLGLLYLCSLVVLVVYSILYGVTSKEARWLGALTSVAVVILDWNLGLCSFRFELLKSRTLALFVAGTSRVFLICFGVHYWYLGHCISYAFVASVLLAAAVSGWLSISNPSVARIDALRSTVIKLREGFRRKGQNSSSNSSEGCGSSVKRSSGSVEACQHGNTTDSIYRSNSQSDGVHWNSVPFDRSNSCQEGRSSDKNIDSGRASLAHRSNSCLSAVQDSETAIISADRHGDTTASLVVCSSSGLESQCCGSSGSATASGNQQLLDSSLAAIFQDRLNDPKITSMLKRNGGLGDVELANLLHDKGLDPNFSYMLKDKVMDPRILALLQRSSLDADREHQDDADATATEELDTTIANQISLSEELRRNGLENWLNISRLIFHQVAGTPIRSFVVFTLIFIVETVTVAVHRPEPIKVINAIHEQFEFGFSILLLSPVVCSIMAFTWSLHAEEMMMTSKPQKYGFIAWLLSTCVGLLLSFLSKSSVILGLSLTVPLMVACLSFAIPIWMRNGYRFWIPGGELDNRENIRQSPGKKEGTLFAISIVVFIASVIGLGAIVSAKPLDALGYRGWDADKKSFYSPYATSMYLGWALSSTIAVLVTGVIPIVAWFATYRFSPSSAICVGLFATVLVSFCGASYWGVVNSREDGIPLKADFLAALLPLLCIPAMFALFTGLYKWKDDDWKISRGVYLFVGMGMLLLLGAIAAIIVTIRPWTVGVACLLVILFLVFAIGVIHYWKSNNFYLTRTQMLLVRSLAFLLVLAAFLMGLFQGKPFLGASIGYFSFLFLLTGRALTVLLSPPIVVYSPRVLPVYVYDAHADSAKNVSYAFLILYGIALATEVWGVIASQIMNPPFVGAAICASTLVIAFSFAVSRPCLTLKMMEDAIHFLSKDTVIQAMSRSANKTRNAISGTYSAPQRSASSAALLVGDPAVTLDRAGNFVLPRADVMKLRDRLRNEEVTTGSFFCGVKNCFMVCPGSPADVDYRRNMCAHARILALEEAIDTEWVYMWDKFGGYLLLLLGLTAKAEQIQDEVRLRLFLDSIGLSDLSAKEIKKWMPEDRRQFELIQESYIREKEMEEEVLMQRREEEGKGRERRKALLEKEERKWKELEISLLSSIPNAGSRDAAAMAAAVRAVGGDSALEDSFARDRVSSIALHIRKAQLARRAEQTSIPGAVCVLDDEPRSTGRHCGEIDLCLCQSQRVSFSIAVMVQPVSGPVCLFGTEFEKKVCWEILVAGSEQGMEAGQVGLRLVTKGERMTTVAKEWNIGASSIADGRWHIVTVTIDADLGEATSFIDGVYDGYQNGLPLPRNNGVWEPGADIWVGARPPTDLDAFGRSDSEGTDSKMQIMDAFLWGRCLTEDEIAALYTTMSPAEYGFFDLAAEDAWHGSYSARVDDWESEEANYELYDQEDVEWDGQYSSGRKRPVRDAVAIDIDSFARRPRKPRFETREEVNQRMLSVERAVREALSAKGERAFTDQEFPPDDRSLYVDPGNPPLKLQVVSEWTRPSDIAKEISISSQPCLFSGSVNSSDVCQGRLGDCWFLSAVAVLTEMSRISEVIITPAYNEEGIYTIRFCIQGEWVAVVVDDWIPCESPGKPAFATSRKQNELWVSILEKAYAKLHGSYEALEGGLVQDALVDLTGGAGEEIDMRSPQAQIDLASGRLWSQLLHFNQEGFLLGAGSPSGSDAHISSSGIVQGHAYSILQIREVDGHKLVQIRNPWANEVEWNGPWSDSSQEWTERIKHKLKHVPQSKNGVFWMSWQDFQIHFRSIYVCRVYPPEMRYSVHGQWRGYSAGGCQDYDSWHQNPQYRLRVTGRDALYPVHVFITLTQGVGFSRKTNGFRNYQSSHDSSMFYIGMRILKTRGCRAAYNIYMHESVGGTDYVNSREISCELVLEPYPKGYTIVPTTIHPGEEAPFVLSVFTKAPIKLEAV, from the exons ATGGAAGAGGAGGAACATCGTGGAGTTGTTCTGGTATGCAGCGTCTGTGGGTTCCTCTTCGCTGTCCTTGGCCCACTCAGCTTTTGGATTCTATGGGCTGTGAATTGGAGGCCATGGAGGTTATATAG CTGGATATACGCAAGGAAATGGCCAGCCTATGCGCAAGGACCTCAGCTAAGCACACTCTGCAGctttttgaccctttttgcatggcTTGTCGTCATTTCCCCTATAGCCGTTCTGCTAGTGTGGGGAAGCATCCTTATTGCTCTTATGGAAAGGAACATAACTGGTTTAGCTGTTATAATGGTTGGCGTTGCTTTGCTTCTATCATTCTACTCTATAATGCTCTGGTGGAGAACACAATGGCAAAGCTCAA AGGCTGTTGCTTATCTTCTCCTCTTGGCAGTAGGTCTGCTGTGTGCCTATGAATTTTGTGCTGTTTATGTCACAGCCGGTGCTAGTGCTACTGAGATCAATTCTCCATCTGGATTCTTCTTTGGATTATCTGCAATATCATTGGCCATCAATATGCTCTTTATATGTAAAATACTGTTTAATG GAAGTGGATTCGATGTTGATGAATACGTCCGGAGGTCGTACAAGTTTGCATATTCTGATTGTGTTGAAGTGGCCCCTGTCTCATGCTCCCCTGACCCCCCGGATCCTAGTGAGTTATACATGACAAAATCCAGCAG GGTGTTGCATCTAGGGCTTCTCTACCTTTGCTCCCTGGTTGTGCTTGTTGTCTATTCCATCTTGTATGGTGTGACATCAAAAGAAGCACGTTGGTTGGGCGCTTTAACTTCAGTTGCTGTAGTGATTCTTG ACTGGAATTTGGGCTTGTGTTCATTCAGGTTTGAGCTTCTTAAAAGTCGGACGCTAGCGTTATTTGTGGCTGGAACATCGCGCGTTTTTCTCATATGCTTTGGGGTTCATTACTG GTACCTTGGACATTGCATTAGCTATGCTTTTGTGGCATCTGTTCTTTTAGCTGCTGCTGTCTCTGGCTGGCTTTCTATTTCCAACCCCTCAGTTGCAAGGATTGATGCACTAAGAAGTACAGTTATAAAGCTGCGAGAAGGATTTCGAAGAAAAGGACAAAATAGTTCTTCAAATTCATCAGAAGGTTGCGGATCTAGTGTGAAGCGTAGTAGTGGTAGTGTTGAAGCATGTCAACATGGTAACACTACCGATTCTATTTACAGAAGTAATTCACAGAGTGATGGGGTCCATTGGAATAGTGTTCCTTTTGATCGATCCAACAGTTGTCAAGAAGGCAGAAGCTCTGACAAGAACATAGATAGTGGACGTGCAAGTTTAGCACATCGCAGTAATTCGTGCCTTTCTGCTGTCCAAGACTCTGAAACTGCGATCATTTCTGCAGATAGACATGGGGATACCACTGCTTCACTTGTTGTTTGTTCTAGCAGCGGTTTGGAAAGTCAATGCTGCGGGTCTAGTGGATCAGCCACTGCCTCGGGTAATCAGCAACTGTTGGATTCGAGCTTAGCTGCAATTTTTCAAGACAGGCTGAATGACCCAAAGATCACATCTATGCTAAAAAGGAATGGTGGACTTGGAGATGTGGAACTGGCTAATCTTCTACATGATAAAGGCCTGGATCCTAATTTTTCTTACATGTTGAAAGATAAGGTTATGGATCCACGGATTTTAGCTTTGCTACAGAGAAGCAGCCTAGATGCAGACCGGGAACATCAAGATGATGCAGATGCTACTGCTACTGAGGAATTGGATACGACTATTGCAAACCAGATCTCTTTGTCAGAAGAACTCAGGAGAAACGGGCTAGAAAATTGGCTGAACATTTCAAGACTGATTTTTCATCAAGTGGCTGGTACTCCAATACGGTCCTTTGTTGTATTTACCCTAATATTTATTGTAGAGACAGTTACTGTTGCTGTCCATCGACCAGAGCCCATCAAGGTGATAAATGCAATACATGAACAG TTTGAGTTTGGTTTCTCCATACTGCTTTTATCACCAGTCGTCTGTTCCATCATGGCATTCACATGGTCCCTGCATGCGGAAGAGATGATGATGACATCCAAACCACAGAAG TATGGCTTCATCGCGTGGCTGCTGAGTACATGTGTTGGCTTACTTCTCTCTTTCTTGAG CAAGTCATCAGTTATATTGGGTTTGTCTCTCACGGTCCCACTTATGGTGGCTTGCCTCTCATTTGCTATTCCTATATGGATGCGTAATGGTTATCGTTTCTGGATTCCGGGAGGGGAACTTGATAATCGTGAAAATATTCGTCAATCTCCAGGGAAGAAAGAG GGGACTCTCTTCGCAATCAGCATAGTTGTTTTCATTGCATCAGTTATTGGCCTTGGTGCAATAGTATCAGCGAAACCTTTAGATGCTTTGGGCTACAGAGGATGGGACGCTGATAAAAAGAGTTTTTACTCTCCCTATGCAACATCTATGTATCTTGGATGGGCATTATCTTCCACAATTGCGGTGCTTGTTACTGGGGTGATACCTATTGTTGCTTGGTTCGCCACATACCGATTTTCGCCTTCATCGGCCATATGTGTTGGCCTTTTCGCAA CTGTTCTTGTATCCTTCTGCGGTGCATCCTATTGGGGAGTTGTAAATTCACGTGAGGACGGGATTCCTCTTAAGGCTGATTTCCTGGCAGCACTACTCCCCTTACTTTGCATTCCTGCAATGTTTGCTCTGTTCACTGGGCTGTATAAATG GAAGGATGATGATTGGAAGATCTCCCGAGGAGTTTACCTTTTCGTCGGCATGGGAATGTTGCTATTGCTTGGTGCTATAGCAGCAATTATTGTCACAATTAGACCTTGGACT GTCGGAGTCGCATGCCTCCTAGTTATCCTGTTCCTCGTATTTGCTATTGGGGTCATTCACTACTGGAAATCTAATAACTTCTATTTAACAAGAACACAGATGCTACTTGTCCGTTCCCTTGCTTTTCTCCTCGTGCTGGCTGCCTTCCTTATGGGTCTGTTTCAGG GCAAACCTTTTCTTGGAGCATCTATTGGTTATTTCTCATTTCTGTTTCTTCTCACTGGAAGGGCTTTGACT GTCCTTCTATCTCCACCAATTGTTGTTTATTCACCACGGGTATTACCCGTATATGTTTATGATGCTCATGCAGACTCTGCCAAAAATGTTAG TTACGCCTTCCTTATCTTGTATGGGATTGCATTGGCAACTGAAGTTTGGGGTGTTATCGCCAGTCAAATAATGAATCCACCGTTTGTTGGGGCTGCTATTTGTGCTAGCACTCTTGTAATTGCCTTCAGTTTCGCTGTTTCTCGTCCATGCCTAACTCTTAAG ATGATGGAGGATGCCATTCATTTTCTCAGCAAGGACACAGTTATTCAAGCAATGTCACGGTCTGCTAACAAA ACAAGAAATGCTATATCCGGGACTTACTCAGCACCTCAGAGGTCCGCAAGTTCTGCTGCTCTTTTGGTGGGAGATCCTGCTGTTACTCTGGATAGGGCTGGGAACTTTGTGCTTCCTAGAGCTGATGTTATGAAACTGAGGGATCGTTTGAGAAATGAAGAAGTCACTACAGGATCTTTCTTTTGTGGAGTAAAAAATTGTTTCATGGTTTGCCCTGGATCCCCAGCAGACGTTGATTATCGGAGGAATATGTGTGCCCATGCACGCATCTTGGCTTTGGAAGAGGCAATTGATACTGAATGGGTTTATATGTGGGACAAATTTGGTGGTTATTTGCTTCTGTTGCTTGGATTGACTGCCAAAGCTGAACAAATACAG GATGAAGTTCGTCTTAGGCTATTTTTGGACAGCATAGGCCTTTCTGACTTAAGTGCTAAAGAAATTAAGAAATGGATGCCTGAAGATCGAAGGCAATTTGAACTTATTCAAGAAAG CTACATAAGGGAGAAAGAAATGGAAGAGGAGGTCTTGATGCAAaggcgagaggaagaagggaagggaagggaaagaAGGAAGGCATTGTTGGAGAAGGAGGAACGCAAATGGAAGGAGCTCGAAATATCATTGCTGTCTTCTATACCTAATGCTGGAAGCAGGGATGCTGCGGCTATGGCGGCAGCTGTCAGAGCTGTGGGAGGTGATTCTGCTCTGGAAGACTCTTTTGCCAGGGACAGAGTCTCGTCAATAGCCCTTCACATACGAAAAGCACAATTGGCACGACGAGCAGAGCAG ACTAGCATTCCAGGTGCTGTATGTGTACTTGATGATGAACCAAGGAGTACCGGACGCCATTGTGGAGAAATTGACCTGTGTCTTTGTCAAAGTCAAAGAGTGAGCTTCTCCATTGCAGTAATGGTTCAACCGGTATCTGGTCCAGTCTGTCTTTTCGGAACCGAATTTGAGAAGAAGGTTTGCTGGGAAATCTTGGTGGCAGGGTCAGAACAGGGAATGGAAGCGGGGCAGGTTGGTCTTAGATTAGTAACTAAGGGTGAAAGGATGACCACTGTTGCTAAAGAGTGGAATATTGGTGCGTCAAGTATTGCAGATGGCAG GTGGCATATCGTCACAGTGACTATAGATGCTGACCTAGGTGAAGCAACTTCTTTCATAGATGGAGTTTATGATGGATATCAGAATGGATTACCGTTGCCTAGAAACAACGGCGTATGGGAACCTGGGGCAGATATTTGGGTTGGTGCGCGGCCACCCACAGACTTGGATGCCTTTGGTAGGTCAGACAGTGAAGGTACAGACTCAAAGATGCAGATAATGGATGCTTTCTTATGGGGAAGGTGTCTGACTGAAGATGAGATTGCTGCGCTATATACAACCATGAGTCCTGCGGAGTATGGCTTTTTTGACCTTGCAGCTGAAGATGCTTGGCATGGAAGCTATTCTGCTAGG GTGGATGACTGGGAGAGTGAAGAAGCAAACTATGAGCTATATGATCAAGAGGATGTTGAATGGGACGGGCAGTATTCAAGTGGTAGGAAACGTCCGGTGCGCGATGCAGTAGCTATTGACATTGATTCCTTTGCTAGAAGACCCAGAAAACCGAGGTTTGAGACACGAGAGGAAGTCAACCAGCGTATGCTGTCTGTTGAAAGGGCTGTCAGGGAAGCTCTTAGTGCAAAAGGGGAGAGGGCATTTACTGATCAAGAGTTCCCTCCAGATGATAGATCTTTATACGTGGATCCAGGGAACCCTCCTCTAAAATTGCAG GTTGTTTCTGAGTGGACGAGGCCTTCTGACATAGCAAAGGAGATATCTATTAGTTCTCAGCCATGCTTGTTTTCTGGTTCCGTGAATTCCTCGGACGTATGCCAG GGTCGGTTGGGAGACTGCTGGTTCCTGAGTGCAGTTGCAGTTTTAACTGAGATGTCTCGTATATCTGAAGTTATAATCACTCCAGCATACAATGAAGAAGGGATTTACACTATCAGATTCTGCATTCAG GGTGAGTGGGTGGCTGTGGTCGTGGATGATTGGATTCCCTGCGAGTCTCCTGGAAAACCAGCATTTGCTACGAGTCGGAAACAAAATGAGCTATGGGTATCCATTCTTGAGAAAGCTTATGCAAAACTTCATGGCTCTTATGAGGCGCTAGAAGGCGGGCTTGTGCAAGATGCTCTAGTAGACCTCACAGGAGGAGCTGGCGAGGAGATTGATATGCGGAGTCCCCAAGCACAGATCGATCTTGCTAGTGGAAGATTGTGGTCTCAGTTGTTACATTTTAATCAAGAAGGTTTTCTTCTTGGTGCTGGAAGTCCCTCTGGCTCTGATGCTCATATTTCATCAAGCGGCATTGTTCAGGGACATGCTTACTCCATTTTGCAG ATAAGAGAAGTTGATGGCCACAAGCTTGTCCAAATTAGAAATCCTTGGGCAAATGAAGTTGAATGGAATGGGCCATGGTCAGACTCGTCACAGGAGTGGACTGAACGAATAAAGCATAAGCTCAAGCATGTTCCACAG TCAAAGAATGGTGTATTCTGGATGTCTTGGCAAGATTTTCAGATCCACTTTCGATCAATATATGTTTGTCGTGTTTATCCACCTGAGATGCGCTATTCTGTCCATGGGCaatggcgtggctacagtgcaggtGGTTGCCAAGATTATGACTCGTGGCATCAAAATCCTCAGTATCGACTAAGGGTAACAGGACGTGATGCACTGTATCCTGTCCATGTGTTTATTACCCTTACACAG GGTGTTGGTTTCTCTAGAAAGACAAATGGTTTCAGGAATTACCAATCTAGTCATGATTCTTCCATGTTTTATATTGGAATGAGGATACTCAAGACAAGGGGCTGCCGTGCTGCTTACAATATCTACATGCATGAATCCGTTGGCGGGACAGATTATGTAAACTCAAGGGAGATATCGTGTGAATTGGTCTTGGAACCTTATCCGAAAGGATACACAATTGTGCCAACAACTATCCATCCAGGGGAGGAAGCACCTTTTGTTTTGTCAGTTTTTACAAAAGCACCAATCAAACTAGAAGCTGTTTAG